TCCGACGAAGATCCAGAAGTATACGGTGCTCCGCTCTCCGCATATCAACAAGACTTCCCGTGAACAGTTCGAATCCCGTACGCACAAGCGTCTTATCGACATCCTTGATGCTACGCCGCAGACTGTTGATTCCCTCATGAAACTTGACTTGCCGGCAGGCGTTGAAGTCGAAATTAAGGTTTAATAACAATGAACGGTATTCTCGCAAAGAAATTGGGAATGACCCAAGTGTTCACGGAACAGGGCGAACGCGTTCCTGTAACGGTTCTCGAAGCCGGTCCGTGCGTGGTCGTTTGCCATAAGACAGAAGAGAAGGACGGCTACACTGCTGTCCAGATCGGCTTTGGTCTCAAGAAAGAACAGCGCGCCAACAAGGCTGAAATCGGCCACTTCAAGAAGGCTGATGTCGCTGTTCGTGAACACCTCGCTGAATTCGATGTCGCTGATCTCGAAGCCTGGCCGGTTGGCAAGGAATTCGGTGCAGCTGACTTCGCCGATGTGAAGATGGTGAATGTCTCTGGCCTCTCCAAGGGTCACGGCTTCTCCGGTACCATCAAGCGCCATAACTTCCACAGCGGTCCTCGTTCTCACGGTACGCACAACATGCGCGAACCGGGTGGTACGTCCGCTCACTCTTATCCGGGCCGCGTTTTCCCGGGCAAGCGTATGGCCGGTCAGTTCGGTAACAAGAAAGTGACCGTGAAGCACCTCCAGGTCGTCAAGGTTGACGGCGACCGCAACCTGATCTTTGTCCGCGGCGCAGTTCCCGGTGCAAAGAACAGCATCATCGTGGTGAGGAAAGACTAATGGCTACAGCAAAGCTTTTCGCCGCTACTGGCGATTTTAAGAATGATATTCAGCTCCCGGCCATGTTCGATCAGGAAGTCAACAAGGTCTGCATGTACTTGCATATCAAGGCTATCCTGAACAACAACCGTCAGGGCACTGCCCAGACCAAGAACAAGTCCGCCGTTAGCGGTGGTGGTCAGAAGCCCTGGAAGCAGAAGGGTACGGGCCGCGCTCGTTCCGGTCAGAACACCTCTGCTGTGTGGGTTCGTGGTGCCAAGGCTCATGGTCCGAAGTCCCATGACTACTTTGAAAAGGTGAACAAGAAGGTCAAGAAGATCGCTTTCCGCTCTGCTCTCGCTGCTAAGGCTGCCGAAGGCAAGGTGCAGGTGTTCGAAGCTCTCGCTTTCAACGCCCCGAAGACCAAGGATCTCCTCGCCGTCCTTAACAAGGCCGGTCTCGAACAGCGCAACGCTCTCTTCCTCGTGAGCGAAGCTGACAAGAACCTTTACCTGTCTTCTAACAACATTCCTTGGTGCCGTTGCGCACGCGTTGCCGATGTCAACACTTACGACATCGTTCGCGCCAACAACGTCGTCATCTCCCAGGCAGCTCTCGCCGAACTGGAAGGAGGCCGCTAATGAGTGAACTTCACGAAATCCTCGTTGCACCGCACATTACCGAAGCTACTGCCCGTCTGATGGCTGCTTCTCGCAATGACGTGCACAAGTATGTATTCAAGGTTGCCAAGACCGCAACGAAGACCGAGATCAAGGACGCTATCGAAAAGCGTTTCGGTGTCAAGGTCGATTCCGTCAATACCCTTATCAACCGCGGCAAGATGAAGCGCGTTCGTATGGGCATGGTCGCCGGCAAGAAGTCCAACTGGAAGAAGGCCTACATCACGCTTAAGGCCGGGCAAAAGATTGCCGAGTTCGAAGGAGTATAATCATGGGTCTGAAGTCTTATCGCCCGCTTACCCCGACGCTGCGCTACAAGCAGATTGGTGACCGCAAGGAAATCACTGCGGACAAGCCGTACAAGCCGCTCACCGAAGGCATCAAGCGTAGCTCCGGCCGTAACAACGCCGGTGAAATCACCTCCCGCCGTCGCGGTGGTGGTCACAAGAAACTGTATCGTATCATCGATTTCAAGCGTCAGTTTGCTGGCATTCCCTGCACTGTCGAAACCATCGAATACGATCCGAACCGTTCCGCTCGTATCGCCCTGGTCAAGTACCAGAACGGCAAGCGCTGCTACATCATCGCCCCGGCTGACGTCAAGGTTGGTGATGTGCTGAATTCTGGCGAAGGTGCCGAATTCCGCATCGGTAACGCTATTCCGCTGCGCGACATTCCGCTGAACACCATTATCCACAACATCGAAAT
This portion of the Fibrobacter sp. UWB15 genome encodes:
- the rpsJ gene encoding 30S ribosomal protein S10, translating into MAGERIRIRLKSFDHRMIDRSAQDIVNTAKNTGARIAGPIPLPTKIQKYTVLRSPHINKTSREQFESRTHKRLIDILDATPQTVDSLMKLDLPAGVEVEIKV
- the rplC gene encoding 50S ribosomal protein L3 yields the protein MNGILAKKLGMTQVFTEQGERVPVTVLEAGPCVVVCHKTEEKDGYTAVQIGFGLKKEQRANKAEIGHFKKADVAVREHLAEFDVADLEAWPVGKEFGAADFADVKMVNVSGLSKGHGFSGTIKRHNFHSGPRSHGTHNMREPGGTSAHSYPGRVFPGKRMAGQFGNKKVTVKHLQVVKVDGDRNLIFVRGAVPGAKNSIIVVRKD
- the rplD gene encoding 50S ribosomal protein L4 yields the protein MATAKLFAATGDFKNDIQLPAMFDQEVNKVCMYLHIKAILNNNRQGTAQTKNKSAVSGGGQKPWKQKGTGRARSGQNTSAVWVRGAKAHGPKSHDYFEKVNKKVKKIAFRSALAAKAAEGKVQVFEALAFNAPKTKDLLAVLNKAGLEQRNALFLVSEADKNLYLSSNNIPWCRCARVADVNTYDIVRANNVVISQAALAELEGGR
- the rplW gene encoding 50S ribosomal protein L23; this encodes MSELHEILVAPHITEATARLMAASRNDVHKYVFKVAKTATKTEIKDAIEKRFGVKVDSVNTLINRGKMKRVRMGMVAGKKSNWKKAYITLKAGQKIAEFEGV
- the rplB gene encoding 50S ribosomal protein L2 gives rise to the protein MGLKSYRPLTPTLRYKQIGDRKEITADKPYKPLTEGIKRSSGRNNAGEITSRRRGGGHKKLYRIIDFKRQFAGIPCTVETIEYDPNRSARIALVKYQNGKRCYIIAPADVKVGDVLNSGEGAEFRIGNAIPLRDIPLNTIIHNIEMKPGKGAQIARSAGAGAELVAKDGKLCQVKLPSGEVRYIPEDCLAVVGQVSNIDHMNESSGSAGRSRWLGIRPSVRGVVMNPVDHPLGGGEGRTSGGRHPCSPWGKNSKGAKTRNNKRTDRFIVRRRQKRA